In Eubalaena glacialis isolate mEubGla1 chromosome 3, mEubGla1.1.hap2.+ XY, whole genome shotgun sequence, the following are encoded in one genomic region:
- the S100A11 gene encoding protein S100-A11: MAKTSSPTETERCIESLIAVFQRHAGRDGDNCKLSKAEFLIFMNTELGAFTKNQKDPGVLDRMMKKLDLDSDGQLDFQEFLNLIGGLALACHDSFIKKSTSSHK; this comes from the exons ATG gcaAAAACATCCAGCCCTACAGAGACTGAACGGTGCATCGAGTCTCTGATTGCTGTTTTCCAGAGGCATGCTGGAAGGGATGGTGACAACTGCAAACTCTCCAAGGCCGAGTTCCTTATCTTCATGAATACAGAGCTGGGTGCCTTCACAAAG AACCAGAAGGACCCTGGTGTCCTTGACCGCATGATGAAGAAGCTGGACCTCGACTCTGATGGACAGCTAGATTTCCAAGAATTTCTTAATCTTATTGGCGGCCTGGCCCTAGCTTGCCATGACTCCTTTATTAAGAAGTCTACCTCTTCCCACAAGTAA